The sequence GCGTGAGCGTAATCGCGATGAGAAACGTTCCGTGACCAATGAGCACGGCAGTGAGCGAAACGGGCACGCCGATGAGCGGAAAAAAGCTGAGCATCGCCACGCCCGTCACGATGCCGGGAAGCGTCAATGGCAAAAGCACGATGCGCTCGAATATGCGTTTTCCAATGAAATCATGTCGAGCGAGCGCGAGCGCACCCGGAACGCCGAGCAAGAGGCCGATCAACGTGCCTCCCACGGCAATGCCGAGGCTGATTTTCAGCGCCTGCAAAAGCGTGGCGTTCTCTGCCATGACTCGATACCAACGGAGCGAAACACCGCGCATCGGAAATACGTTGACCGAATCTGGATTGAACGAATACACGATGACGACGAGCATCGGCAGGTATATGAACGCCAACACGAACGCCGCCGCAGAGCCCACGGCAAACGTGGGTAGGTCGAATCGACGCTCTTTCACCGCGCGCCTCCAAACCGCCCACGCCCCGATTCCAAACTCGCAAATGACTTCTCGGTTCGCGCCGTCATTTCGAGGACGAGCACCACGACGACGAGCATGATGATCCCCACGACGGATCCGAGCGGACGATCGTTCGACGT is a genomic window of Polyangiaceae bacterium containing:
- a CDS encoding ABC transporter permease yields the protein MLVVIVYSFNPDSVNVFPMRGVSLRWYRVMAENATLLQALKISLGIAVGGTLIGLLLGVPGALALARHDFIGKRIFERIVLLPLTLPGIVTGVAMLSFFPLIGVPVSLTAVLIGHGTFLIAITLTQVYARLKRIDPSLEEASADLGAPPLTTFWRVVFPNIRTAIIGSALLSFTLSLDEIPVTFFLIAGDNTLPIQIWAMMRTGISPEVNAISTLVFVGSISLILLGTALGGRDKE